The following coding sequences lie in one Drosophila sulfurigaster albostrigata strain 15112-1811.04 chromosome 2R, ASM2355843v2, whole genome shotgun sequence genomic window:
- the LOC133836374 gene encoding uncharacterized protein LOC133836374 isoform X4, giving the protein MKTENLFKYGAPLYNLKSTRAHSQSKPQSVGNANLTSLLTTGNLQTLTQNRGSGYSDRESICSVSSAAGRVKRRSRNFSMKSSKGISKKSKTMDYTNYAYNEAVGRLKVMLADNSYVATPKVVGSASYLRNFNEDSGDNFSDNLSVIERPVFSDISKYLSPSQKSRMSTYRPKKSYTAGYLSASKENLASAPSTFPSNVPVTTMPTDSVQAPVEIFNFIEKQEDYIEQLEKESKYCRNELTNLLGKVKDVINENENLTENARSELAALGSGTAKPLAQQVPITTTSPSSDSDEHLIYAGRKTPSTPRKATLKVQPPRYASAPNIVYEARISELEAELMQANIDLKRVKTENDELKRKIAHTDPLSAVATLGSVNCDTHRKQLELLQQDKSTLEESVRQLQRMLDDAKSQHHNSASSKRYISDLVQMERSQAELAYGELKNEIRPTKKDLDKRISEMQDKHAETVNELEEMITSQKQLMDKLTNECKTLTGKLEDTTYKHNEEKLQLRDTNEQLMARLRQIWSKYKTQIFNNGNSVNEVSSEEATANDDLIFSPIVHNLEMLQPHTITSRPHMAQQLNPYKAPHNYTTTLTTTTSPAAPTVTKPQRRHRKQLLQYQQHQQHQHQISSESPAIPTATQLVDQLQQRARAASAMVTPISCPTAATVIDSTITMTKISKTTLAWGKSSSSSCNRSWSNNVNDNANVNVRNEIESYNNCVSSERNVNGSVSVSKQSSSSSKLSTTDATAMPLSSNPCSNPKINNNNHNNHSSSSSSNLAMPASPMPAVPTWPPTTPTIVPTISSSTMPVHTILAHMHSSHTMPSSMATMPTRPMTTAGPTMPRLDINMMRPQKQPQPLPTQHSRRLSSRDSISQQREAGRITGDPRRRRRCRQMPHPQRQLQHQQQLRQQQSPVPERAAHNRARAAELWGQQLHLEHSAAADPLCHNSLPRQPPPRSSWSPESTDLTPIDPLQLEFSISSPSLMRSSDTSNPEEDSFVDLSETFVLNSGDSDVSLSPAHTTIITVRRSSAPAVVQPINESSTTLTTQEPQKEEKDHTDTPNETMTIERDYRAM; this is encoded by the exons GAACTTCTCGATGAAGTCCTCGAAGGGCATTAGTAAGAAGTCCAAGACCATGGATTATACCAATTATGCGTATAATGAGGCTGTGGGTCGCCTGAAGGTAATGCTGGCGGATAACTCGTATGTAGCTACGCCCAAAGTTGTTGGCAGTGCCTCCTACCTGCGCAATTTCAATGAGGATTCAGGCGATAACTTCTCGGATAATTTATCg GTTATTGAACGTCCCGTCTTCTCGGACATTTCGAAGTATCTGTCACCCAGCCAGAAGTCGCGGATGAGCACTTATCGTCCGAAGAAGAGCTACACTGCGGGCTATCTCTCCGCTTCGAAGGAGAACCTAGCTAGTGCTCCCTCTACCTTTCCAAGCAACGTGCCAGTGACCACAATGCCCACCGACAGCGTTCAAGCTCCAGTCGaaatctttaattttattgagaAACAAGAGGATTACATAGAGCAATTGGAGAAGGAGTCCAAGTACTGTCGCAACGAATTGACCAATTTACTCGGTAAGGTCAAGGATGTCATTAATGAGAATGAAAACTTAACAGAAAATGCGCGTAGCGAGTTAGCGGCTCTTGGCAGTGGCACAGCAAAACCATTAGCTCAACAAGTACCGATTACCACTACCAGTCCGTCTTCGGATAGCGATGAGCACTTGATTTATGCCGGTCGCAAGACTCCCAGCACCCCGCGAAAGGCTACTTTGAAAGTACAACCTCCACGTTACGCCAGTGCTCCCAACATTGTCTATGAAGCTCGCATTAGTGAATTGGAAGCCGAATTAATGCAGGCTAACATAGATTTGAAGCGCGTTAAAACCGAAAATGATGAGCTTAAAAGAAAGATAGCTCACACGGATCCGCTCAGCGCTGTTGCCACATTGGGAAGTGTCAACTGTGACACTCATCGAAAGCAGCTGGAGTTACTGCAACAGGACAAATCGACTCTTGAGGAGTCTGTGCGTCAGCTGCAAAGGATGCTCGACGATGCTAAATCGCAGCATCACAACAGTGCCAGCTCCAAGCGCTACATAAGCGATCTCGTGCAAATGGAACGCTCTCAAGCGGAG CTCGCTTATGGAGAGCTAAAGAATGAAATACGACCCACCAAAAAGGACTTGGACAAGAGAATTTCCGAAATGCAGGATAAGCATG CGGAAACGGTGAATGAACTCGAAGAAATGATAACATCTCAGAAGCAACTCATGGATAAACTGACGAATGAATGCAAAACGTTAACTGGCAAATTAGAGGATACAACATATAAGCACAA TGAAGAAAAGCTACAATTACGCGATACAAATGAACAGTTAATGGCGCGTCTTAGGCAAATTTGGTCCAAATACAAAactcaaatatttaacaatgGCAATAGTGTTAATGAGGTCAGTTCTGAGGAGGCAACTGCAAATGACGATCTCATTTTTTCACCTATAGTGCACAACTTAGAGATGTTGCAG CCGCATACGATTACCAGCCGTCCACATATGGCACAACAATTGAACCCATACAAAGCACCCCACAACTACACAACAACGCTGACGACGACTACAAGCCCAGCAGCTCCTACGGTTACGAAGCCACAACGCCGTCATCGGAAGCAACTGCTCCAGTaccagcagcaccagcagcatcagcatcagatATCCTCGGAGTCGCCAGCAATACCAACGGCAACTCAGCTGGTGGATCAACTGCAGCAACGCGCAagagcagcatcagcaatgGTAACGCCAATCTCTTGCCCGACAGCAGCCACAGTTATAGACTCAACGATAACGATGACGAAAATCTCAAAGACAACCTTGGCATGGgggaaaagcagcagcagcagctgcaacaggaGCTGGAGCAACAACGTGAACGACAACGCGAACGTGAACGTGAGGAACGAGATCGAGAGCTACAACAATTGCGTGAGCAGCGAGAGAAACGTGAACGGGAGCGTGAGCGTGAGCaaacagagcagcagcagcagcaagctcAGCACAACCGACGCTACAGCAATGCCGCTGAGCAGCAACCCTTGCAGCAACcccaaaatcaacaacaacaaccacaacaaccacagcagcagcagcagcagcaacttagCGATGCCAGCGTCTCCAATGCCGGCAGTGCCAACCTGGCCGCCTACAACACCGACTATAGTGCCTACGATCAGCAGCAGTACGATGCCAGTGCATACGATCCTAGCGCATATGCACAGCAGCCATACGATGCCCAGCAGTATGGCTACGATGCCAACGCGGCCTATGACTACAGCGGGGCCGACTATGCCCAGACTGGATATCAATATGATGCGACCCCAGAAGCAACCTCAGCCCCTGCCGACCCAACACAGCCGCAGACTCAGCAGCAGGGACAGTATCAGTCAACAGAGAGAGGCGGGTCGGATTACAGGAGATCCTCGCCGCCGACGACGTTGCCGGCAAATGCCACATCCCCAACGTCAGctgcagcaccagcaacagctgcgACAACAGCAGTCTCCGGTGCCGGAGCGAGCCGCTCACAACCGCGCTCGAGCAGCGGAGCTGTGGGGCCAACAGCTGCATCTGGAGCACTCGGCGGCAGCAGATCCACTCTGCCACAACAGTCTGCCCCGGCAGCCGCCGCCAAGAAGTAGCTGGAGTCCAGAGTCGACCGATCTCACGCCAATTGATCCGCTGCAGTTAGAGTTCAGTATAAGCAGTCCTAGTCTTATGCGCTCGAGTGACACTTCCAATCCAGAAGAAGATTCCTTTGTTGATTTAAGCGAAACGTTCGTTTTAAATTCAGGTGACTCTGATGTCAGTTTATCGCCAGCACATACTACAATTATCACCGTACGACGATCCAGTGCTCCGGCGGTGGTGCAACCCATAAACGAATCCAGCACAACATTAACCACACAGGAACCgcagaaggaggagaaggatCATACTGATACTCCCAACGAAACGATGACCATTGAGCGTGACTATCGTGCTATGTAG
- the LOC133836374 gene encoding centrosomal protein of 290 kDa isoform X3 — MKTENLFKYGAPLYNLKSTRAHSQSKPQSVGNANLTSLLTTGNLQTLTQNRGSGYSDRESICSVSSAAGRVKRRSRNFSMKSSKGISKKSKTMDYTNYAYNEAVGRLKVMLADNSYVATPKVVGSASYLRNFNEDSGDNFSDNLSVIERPVFSDISKYLSPSQKSRMSTYRPKKSYTAGYLSASKENLASAPSTFPSNVPVTTMPTDSVQAPVEIFNFIEKQEDYIEQLEKESKYCRNELTNLLGKVKDVINENENLTENARSELAALGSGTAKPLAQQVPITTTSPSSDSDEHLIYAGRKTPSTPRKATLKVQPPRYASAPNIVYEARISELEAELMQANIDLKRVKTENDELKRKIAHTDPLSAVATLGSVNCDTHRKQLELLQQDKSTLEESVRQLQRMLDDAKSQHHNSASSKRYISDLVQMERSQAELEVRHLRDELDRQHERVRELQHEMARRLADERASAERRYNSQVDQLGGDLSSQWEQVAKLQMDLERQKRYETDLKRDVANRNSQIEELKLELRGNRTTFLADMAQVNAEKQSLEQEITSLRLQLDRAARETKTEAARLNAEINSLRQRLDRGDADLLHSKREVLRLNDEIANLEKELAYGELKNEIRPTKKDLDKRISEMQDKHAETVNELEEMITSQKQLMDKLTNECKTLTGKLEDTTYKHKEEISALQSNLEYLSNRMLTNEEHMSKLDTTPHDYTSLGTGKAAYDYQPSTYGTTIEPIQSTPQLHNNADDDYKPSSSYGYEATTPSSEATAPVPAAPAASASDILGVASNTNGNSAGGSTAATRKSSISNGNANLLPDSSHSYRLNDNDDENLKDNLGMGEKQQQQLQQELEQQRERQREREREERDRELQQLREQREKREREREREQTEQQQQQAQHNRRYSNAAEQQPLQQPQNQQQQPQQPQQQQQQQLSDASVSNAGSANLAAYNTDYSAYDQQQYDASAYDPSAYAQQPYDAQQYGYDANAAYDYSGADYAQTGYQYDATPEATSAPADPTQPQTQQQGQYQSTERGGSDYRRSSPPTTLPANATSPTSAAAPATAATTAVSGAGASRSQPRSSSGAVGPTAASGALGGSRSTLPQQSAPAAAAKK, encoded by the exons GAACTTCTCGATGAAGTCCTCGAAGGGCATTAGTAAGAAGTCCAAGACCATGGATTATACCAATTATGCGTATAATGAGGCTGTGGGTCGCCTGAAGGTAATGCTGGCGGATAACTCGTATGTAGCTACGCCCAAAGTTGTTGGCAGTGCCTCCTACCTGCGCAATTTCAATGAGGATTCAGGCGATAACTTCTCGGATAATTTATCg GTTATTGAACGTCCCGTCTTCTCGGACATTTCGAAGTATCTGTCACCCAGCCAGAAGTCGCGGATGAGCACTTATCGTCCGAAGAAGAGCTACACTGCGGGCTATCTCTCCGCTTCGAAGGAGAACCTAGCTAGTGCTCCCTCTACCTTTCCAAGCAACGTGCCAGTGACCACAATGCCCACCGACAGCGTTCAAGCTCCAGTCGaaatctttaattttattgagaAACAAGAGGATTACATAGAGCAATTGGAGAAGGAGTCCAAGTACTGTCGCAACGAATTGACCAATTTACTCGGTAAGGTCAAGGATGTCATTAATGAGAATGAAAACTTAACAGAAAATGCGCGTAGCGAGTTAGCGGCTCTTGGCAGTGGCACAGCAAAACCATTAGCTCAACAAGTACCGATTACCACTACCAGTCCGTCTTCGGATAGCGATGAGCACTTGATTTATGCCGGTCGCAAGACTCCCAGCACCCCGCGAAAGGCTACTTTGAAAGTACAACCTCCACGTTACGCCAGTGCTCCCAACATTGTCTATGAAGCTCGCATTAGTGAATTGGAAGCCGAATTAATGCAGGCTAACATAGATTTGAAGCGCGTTAAAACCGAAAATGATGAGCTTAAAAGAAAGATAGCTCACACGGATCCGCTCAGCGCTGTTGCCACATTGGGAAGTGTCAACTGTGACACTCATCGAAAGCAGCTGGAGTTACTGCAACAGGACAAATCGACTCTTGAGGAGTCTGTGCGTCAGCTGCAAAGGATGCTCGACGATGCTAAATCGCAGCATCACAACAGTGCCAGCTCCAAGCGCTACATAAGCGATCTCGTGCAAATGGAACGCTCTCAAGCGGAG TTGGAGGTTAGACATCTTCGGGATGAATTGGATAGACAGCACGAGCGTGTGCGGGAGCTGCAACACGAGATGGCCCGGCGATTGGCGGATGAACGAGCAAGCGCTGAGCGACGGTACAATAGCCAAGTGGATCAGCTGGGCGGGGATCTGAGCAGCCAGTGGGAGCAGGTGGCAAAGCTGCAGATGGATCTGGAGCGTCAGAAACGCTACGAAACCGATCTAAAGCGCGATGTGGCCAATCGTAATTCTCAGATCGAGGAGCTGAAACTGGAGTTGCGCGGCAACCGGACCACATTCCTGGCAGACATGGCACAGGTCAATGCAGAGAAGCAATCGCTAGAACAGGAGATTACTTCGTTGCGTCTGCAGTTGGATCGAGCAGCACGTGAGACCAAAACGGAGGCAGCTCGTCTCAATGCGGAGATTAATTCCTTGCGCCAGCGTTTGGATCGCGGCGATGCTGATCTATTGCATTCGAAGCGAGAGGTTTTGCGCTTGAACgatgaaattgcaaatttggaGAAGGAG CTCGCTTATGGAGAGCTAAAGAATGAAATACGACCCACCAAAAAGGACTTGGACAAGAGAATTTCCGAAATGCAGGATAAGCATG CGGAAACGGTGAATGAACTCGAAGAAATGATAACATCTCAGAAGCAACTCATGGATAAACTGACGAATGAATGCAAAACGTTAACTGGCAAATTAGAGGATACAACATATAAGCACAA AGAGGAAATATCTGCTTTACAATCGAATCTAGAGTATTTATCTAACCGAATGTTGACCAATGAAGAACATATGAGTAAATTAGATACCACACCACATGATTATACTAGCTTAGGCACAGGCAAAG CCGCATACGATTACCAGCCGTCCACATATGGCACAACAATTGAACCCATACAAAGCACCCCACAACTACACAACAACGCTGACGACGACTACAAGCCCAGCAGCTCCTACGGTTACGAAGCCACAACGCCGTCATCGGAAGCAACTGCTCCAGTaccagcagcaccagcagcatcagcatcagatATCCTCGGAGTCGCCAGCAATACCAACGGCAACTCAGCTGGTGGATCAACTGCAGCAACGCGCAagagcagcatcagcaatgGTAACGCCAATCTCTTGCCCGACAGCAGCCACAGTTATAGACTCAACGATAACGATGACGAAAATCTCAAAGACAACCTTGGCATGGgggaaaagcagcagcagcagctgcaacaggaGCTGGAGCAACAACGTGAACGACAACGCGAACGTGAACGTGAGGAACGAGATCGAGAGCTACAACAATTGCGTGAGCAGCGAGAGAAACGTGAACGGGAGCGTGAGCGTGAGCaaacagagcagcagcagcagcaagctcAGCACAACCGACGCTACAGCAATGCCGCTGAGCAGCAACCCTTGCAGCAACcccaaaatcaacaacaacaaccacaacaaccacagcagcagcagcagcagcaacttagCGATGCCAGCGTCTCCAATGCCGGCAGTGCCAACCTGGCCGCCTACAACACCGACTATAGTGCCTACGATCAGCAGCAGTACGATGCCAGTGCATACGATCCTAGCGCATATGCACAGCAGCCATACGATGCCCAGCAGTATGGCTACGATGCCAACGCGGCCTATGACTACAGCGGGGCCGACTATGCCCAGACTGGATATCAATATGATGCGACCCCAGAAGCAACCTCAGCCCCTGCCGACCCAACACAGCCGCAGACTCAGCAGCAGGGACAGTATCAGTCAACAGAGAGAGGCGGGTCGGATTACAGGAGATCCTCGCCGCCGACGACGTTGCCGGCAAATGCCACATCCCCAACGTCAGctgcagcaccagcaacagctgcgACAACAGCAGTCTCCGGTGCCGGAGCGAGCCGCTCACAACCGCGCTCGAGCAGCGGAGCTGTGGGGCCAACAGCTGCATCTGGAGCACTCGGCGGCAGCAGATCCACTCTGCCACAACAGTCTGCCCCGGCAGCCGCCGCCAAGAAGTAG
- the LOC133836374 gene encoding calponin homology domain-containing protein DDB_G0272472 isoform X5, whose amino-acid sequence MKTENLFKYGAPLYNLKSTRAHSQSKPQSVGNANLTSLLTTGNLQTLTQNRGSGYSDRESICSVSSAAGRVKRRSRNFSMKSSKGISKKSKTMDYTNYAYNEAVGRLKVMLADNSYVATPKVVGSASYLRNFNEDSGDNFSDNLSVIERPVFSDISKYLSPSQKSRMSTYRPKKSYTAGYLSASKENLASAPSTFPSNVPVTTMPTDSVQAPVEIFNFIEKQEDYIEQLEKESKYCRNELTNLLGKVKDVINENENLTENARSELAALGSGTAKPLAQQVPITTTSPSSDSDEHLIYAGRKTPSTPRKATLKVQPPRYASAPNIVYEARISELEAELMQANIDLKRVKTENDELKRKIAHTDPLSAVATLGSVNCDTHRKQLELLQQDKSTLEESVRQLQRMLDDAKSQHHNSASSKRYISDLVQMERSQAELEVRHLRDELDRQHERVRELQHEMARRLADERASAERRYNSQVDQLGGDLSSQWEQVAKLQMDLERQKRYETDLKRDVANRNSQIEELKLELRGNRTTFLADMAQVNAEKQSLEQEITSLRLQLDRAARETKTEAARLNAEINSLRQRLDRGDADLLHSKREVLRLNDEIANLEKELAYGELKNEIRPTKKDLDKRISEMQDKHAAYDYQPSTYGTTIEPIQSTPQLHNNADDDYKPSSSYGYEATTPSSEATAPVPAAPAASASDILGVASNTNGNSAGGSTAATRKSSISNGNANLLPDSSHSYRLNDNDDENLKDNLGMGEKQQQQLQQELEQQRERQREREREERDRELQQLREQREKREREREREQTEQQQQQAQHNRRYSNAAEQQPLQQPQNQQQQPQQPQQQQQQQLSDASVSNAGSANLAAYNTDYSAYDQQQYDASAYDPSAYAQQPYDAQQYGYDANAAYDYSGADYAQTGYQYDATPEATSAPADPTQPQTQQQGQYQSTERGGSDYRRSSPPTTLPANATSPTSAAAPATAATTAVSGAGASRSQPRSSSGAVGPTAASGALGGSRSTLPQQSAPAAAAKK is encoded by the exons GAACTTCTCGATGAAGTCCTCGAAGGGCATTAGTAAGAAGTCCAAGACCATGGATTATACCAATTATGCGTATAATGAGGCTGTGGGTCGCCTGAAGGTAATGCTGGCGGATAACTCGTATGTAGCTACGCCCAAAGTTGTTGGCAGTGCCTCCTACCTGCGCAATTTCAATGAGGATTCAGGCGATAACTTCTCGGATAATTTATCg GTTATTGAACGTCCCGTCTTCTCGGACATTTCGAAGTATCTGTCACCCAGCCAGAAGTCGCGGATGAGCACTTATCGTCCGAAGAAGAGCTACACTGCGGGCTATCTCTCCGCTTCGAAGGAGAACCTAGCTAGTGCTCCCTCTACCTTTCCAAGCAACGTGCCAGTGACCACAATGCCCACCGACAGCGTTCAAGCTCCAGTCGaaatctttaattttattgagaAACAAGAGGATTACATAGAGCAATTGGAGAAGGAGTCCAAGTACTGTCGCAACGAATTGACCAATTTACTCGGTAAGGTCAAGGATGTCATTAATGAGAATGAAAACTTAACAGAAAATGCGCGTAGCGAGTTAGCGGCTCTTGGCAGTGGCACAGCAAAACCATTAGCTCAACAAGTACCGATTACCACTACCAGTCCGTCTTCGGATAGCGATGAGCACTTGATTTATGCCGGTCGCAAGACTCCCAGCACCCCGCGAAAGGCTACTTTGAAAGTACAACCTCCACGTTACGCCAGTGCTCCCAACATTGTCTATGAAGCTCGCATTAGTGAATTGGAAGCCGAATTAATGCAGGCTAACATAGATTTGAAGCGCGTTAAAACCGAAAATGATGAGCTTAAAAGAAAGATAGCTCACACGGATCCGCTCAGCGCTGTTGCCACATTGGGAAGTGTCAACTGTGACACTCATCGAAAGCAGCTGGAGTTACTGCAACAGGACAAATCGACTCTTGAGGAGTCTGTGCGTCAGCTGCAAAGGATGCTCGACGATGCTAAATCGCAGCATCACAACAGTGCCAGCTCCAAGCGCTACATAAGCGATCTCGTGCAAATGGAACGCTCTCAAGCGGAG TTGGAGGTTAGACATCTTCGGGATGAATTGGATAGACAGCACGAGCGTGTGCGGGAGCTGCAACACGAGATGGCCCGGCGATTGGCGGATGAACGAGCAAGCGCTGAGCGACGGTACAATAGCCAAGTGGATCAGCTGGGCGGGGATCTGAGCAGCCAGTGGGAGCAGGTGGCAAAGCTGCAGATGGATCTGGAGCGTCAGAAACGCTACGAAACCGATCTAAAGCGCGATGTGGCCAATCGTAATTCTCAGATCGAGGAGCTGAAACTGGAGTTGCGCGGCAACCGGACCACATTCCTGGCAGACATGGCACAGGTCAATGCAGAGAAGCAATCGCTAGAACAGGAGATTACTTCGTTGCGTCTGCAGTTGGATCGAGCAGCACGTGAGACCAAAACGGAGGCAGCTCGTCTCAATGCGGAGATTAATTCCTTGCGCCAGCGTTTGGATCGCGGCGATGCTGATCTATTGCATTCGAAGCGAGAGGTTTTGCGCTTGAACgatgaaattgcaaatttggaGAAGGAG CTCGCTTATGGAGAGCTAAAGAATGAAATACGACCCACCAAAAAGGACTTGGACAAGAGAATTTCCGAAATGCAGGATAAGCATG CCGCATACGATTACCAGCCGTCCACATATGGCACAACAATTGAACCCATACAAAGCACCCCACAACTACACAACAACGCTGACGACGACTACAAGCCCAGCAGCTCCTACGGTTACGAAGCCACAACGCCGTCATCGGAAGCAACTGCTCCAGTaccagcagcaccagcagcatcagcatcagatATCCTCGGAGTCGCCAGCAATACCAACGGCAACTCAGCTGGTGGATCAACTGCAGCAACGCGCAagagcagcatcagcaatgGTAACGCCAATCTCTTGCCCGACAGCAGCCACAGTTATAGACTCAACGATAACGATGACGAAAATCTCAAAGACAACCTTGGCATGGgggaaaagcagcagcagcagctgcaacaggaGCTGGAGCAACAACGTGAACGACAACGCGAACGTGAACGTGAGGAACGAGATCGAGAGCTACAACAATTGCGTGAGCAGCGAGAGAAACGTGAACGGGAGCGTGAGCGTGAGCaaacagagcagcagcagcagcaagctcAGCACAACCGACGCTACAGCAATGCCGCTGAGCAGCAACCCTTGCAGCAACcccaaaatcaacaacaacaaccacaacaaccacagcagcagcagcagcagcaacttagCGATGCCAGCGTCTCCAATGCCGGCAGTGCCAACCTGGCCGCCTACAACACCGACTATAGTGCCTACGATCAGCAGCAGTACGATGCCAGTGCATACGATCCTAGCGCATATGCACAGCAGCCATACGATGCCCAGCAGTATGGCTACGATGCCAACGCGGCCTATGACTACAGCGGGGCCGACTATGCCCAGACTGGATATCAATATGATGCGACCCCAGAAGCAACCTCAGCCCCTGCCGACCCAACACAGCCGCAGACTCAGCAGCAGGGACAGTATCAGTCAACAGAGAGAGGCGGGTCGGATTACAGGAGATCCTCGCCGCCGACGACGTTGCCGGCAAATGCCACATCCCCAACGTCAGctgcagcaccagcaacagctgcgACAACAGCAGTCTCCGGTGCCGGAGCGAGCCGCTCACAACCGCGCTCGAGCAGCGGAGCTGTGGGGCCAACAGCTGCATCTGGAGCACTCGGCGGCAGCAGATCCACTCTGCCACAACAGTCTGCCCCGGCAGCCGCCGCCAAGAAGTAG